In Pseudomonas sp. MTM4, one genomic interval encodes:
- a CDS encoding YihY/virulence factor BrkB family protein, translating into MALLDTRGIGSFELLKRTVKEFSNDDMTTYASALAYRAIFSLFPFLLFLIAMLGMLNLEDFFAWLREQVSLMLPPDALQLVNPVIDQMQEQKSGLLSIGILVALWSASIGVRSLMNAMNKAYDVKEGRPTWKLMLLAVVYTVGLALILLSMAGLMVTGPQVIEWLAEQVGLRDIVVTLWTWLRWPVIVFLMMLVVALLYYVTPDVEQEFRFITPGSVLAVIVWIAASVGFGIYVQNFGNYDATYGSIGAVIVLLLYFYISAAVLLFGAEMNAVIEHASSEGKDEGDKRVDG; encoded by the coding sequence ATGGCATTGCTGGATACGCGCGGCATCGGCAGTTTCGAGTTGCTGAAACGCACCGTGAAGGAGTTCAGCAACGATGACATGACGACCTATGCATCGGCGCTGGCCTATCGAGCGATTTTTTCGTTGTTCCCCTTCCTGCTGTTTCTGATTGCCATGCTGGGCATGCTCAATCTTGAGGATTTCTTCGCCTGGCTGCGCGAGCAGGTATCGCTGATGCTTCCGCCCGATGCACTGCAGCTGGTCAATCCGGTGATCGACCAGATGCAGGAGCAGAAAAGCGGGCTGCTATCGATAGGTATTCTTGTTGCGTTGTGGTCCGCGTCGATCGGCGTTCGCTCGCTGATGAATGCCATGAACAAGGCCTACGACGTCAAGGAGGGCCGGCCGACCTGGAAGCTGATGCTGTTGGCGGTCGTTTATACCGTCGGCCTGGCGCTGATTCTGCTCTCGATGGCAGGTTTGATGGTGACTGGACCGCAGGTGATCGAGTGGCTCGCCGAGCAGGTAGGCCTGAGGGACATTGTGGTAACGCTGTGGACGTGGCTGCGCTGGCCGGTAATCGTGTTTCTGATGATGCTGGTCGTGGCGTTGCTGTATTACGTCACGCCAGACGTCGAGCAGGAGTTTCGCTTCATCACGCCGGGTTCAGTGCTGGCGGTCATCGTCTGGATTGCCGCATCGGTGGGCTTCGGTATCTACGTGCAGAACTTCGGCAACTACGACGCCACCTACGGCAGTATCGGGGCGGTCATCGTGCTGCTGCTCTACTTCTATATTTCCGCAGCGGTGCTGCTGTTCGGAGCGGAGATGAATGCTGTCATCGAGCATGCGTCGTCCGAGGGCAAGGATGAGGGGGACAAGCGCGTCGATGGCTAA
- a CDS encoding DUF2334 domain-containing protein, with translation MAERSLMLVLHDVAPETWPDYEPFVEAVDALGRIPISWLVVPDFHHRNRLEDHHQFRHMLDGRLARGDELILHGYHHADEAPAPRTPREWFMRRVFTHEGEFYSLNRHEAARRLQRGIELFERNQWPLHGFVAPAWLLGTGARQALAATGLSYTSDPGHFYLLPDYTAIDAPGLVWSARSAWRRGMSHLVSEKMLSRHRQAAVLRLGLHPVDMRHEFSRRYWLDLLARLLAEGRTPMTKIEWLRRHAPVSSAVA, from the coding sequence ATGGCTGAGCGCAGCCTGATGCTGGTGCTGCATGACGTGGCGCCGGAAACCTGGCCTGACTACGAACCCTTTGTCGAAGCCGTCGATGCGCTGGGCCGGATTCCGATTTCCTGGTTGGTGGTGCCGGATTTCCATCACCGCAACCGACTCGAAGACCATCATCAATTCAGGCATATGCTCGATGGGCGTCTCGCCCGCGGTGATGAGCTGATACTGCACGGCTACCATCACGCAGACGAGGCGCCGGCGCCTCGCACGCCTCGCGAGTGGTTCATGCGCCGGGTGTTTACGCATGAAGGCGAGTTCTATTCGCTGAATCGGCACGAGGCAGCCAGGCGTCTGCAGCGAGGCATCGAGCTGTTCGAGCGAAACCAGTGGCCCTTGCACGGTTTCGTCGCGCCGGCGTGGTTGTTGGGTACCGGCGCGCGGCAGGCCTTGGCGGCAACTGGTCTGAGCTATACCAGCGATCCGGGGCATTTCTACCTGTTGCCCGATTACACCGCAATAGACGCACCCGGCTTGGTCTGGAGCGCGCGCAGCGCCTGGCGCCGCGGCATGTCACATCTAGTCAGTGAAAAAATGCTCAGCCGGCACCGTCAGGCAGCGGTGTTGCGTCTCGGGCTGCATCCGGTCGATATGCGCCACGAGTTTTCTCGTCGCTACTGGCTTGATTTGCTGGCTCGGCTGCTGGCGGAAGGAAGAACGCCAATGACCAAAATCGAGTGGTTGCGCCGGCACGCACCTGTATCGAGCGCCGTGGCATGA
- a CDS encoding phage holin family protein produces MSEARKTTTTTVTPEPGMRTENDTSVGGLLRQLTHEVPSLVTKELALAKAELSESIRATKAGAASVATGGAVLLGGFIVLLMSAVYGLSTVMEQWLAALIVGGVVVVIGLVMVSAGKKKFEASSFKPERTIHSVNKDKEAVKGHTS; encoded by the coding sequence ATGAGCGAAGCACGTAAGACAACCACGACCACGGTGACACCGGAGCCAGGCATGCGCACCGAGAACGACACCTCCGTAGGAGGGCTGCTGCGACAGCTGACTCATGAAGTGCCGTCTCTTGTGACCAAAGAGCTGGCGCTGGCAAAAGCCGAACTGAGCGAATCCATCCGCGCCACCAAGGCCGGAGCTGCCAGCGTTGCGACCGGCGGTGCGGTGCTGCTTGGTGGTTTCATCGTCCTGCTCATGTCGGCGGTGTATGGCCTGAGTACGGTCATGGAGCAATGGCTCGCCGCGCTGATCGTTGGCGGTGTCGTCGTAGTGATCGGGCTGGTGATGGTGTCTGCCGGCAAGAAGAAGTTCGAGGCCTCCTCGTTCAAGCCTGAGCGCACCATTCACTCGGTCAACAAGGATAAAGAAGCCGTCAAGGGGCACACATCATGA
- a CDS encoding lipopolysaccharide biosynthesis protein, whose amino-acid sequence MKSGYATDAPQPRMSADLLKYARLIFTKGSGAAATLGLNILLARLLVPELAGTVFFCVALGIFLSLLARLGLDIACLKSISSLSDGQQRRYFHRALGLATLMNVPVFLIGLAVVYFSETTQAHFAHATVLFAVTALGLSLLSISSETLKAKHRTSEGLFWQTAFQPTLTLLLVAISGNDLTTVASCFAISYGLAILGSIWRAHSSLPASDSEHALSWQEMLTLCVPLMLIAVMNSIIELSDTLMLGVLRSASEVSIYYIAAKIAALSTTLLFIINGTIAPDISKRWARNDRAGAFAIVRKYSRFMLALALVILLAIGLLREYILAVFGAEYREQGVYPLLVLAAGYFFVLAAGPLGIFMTMTGNHRRYLHNNIAACVINVALNLILIPRYGVNGACFATAVALTLKNALLYVQFKQIERSPTP is encoded by the coding sequence ATGAAATCGGGATATGCAACGGACGCCCCACAGCCACGAATGAGCGCAGACCTTCTCAAATACGCCCGTTTGATCTTTACCAAAGGCAGCGGCGCCGCGGCTACGCTCGGCCTGAATATTCTGCTGGCGCGCCTATTGGTTCCCGAGCTCGCCGGTACGGTGTTCTTTTGCGTCGCCTTGGGCATCTTTCTTTCGCTGCTGGCGCGGCTTGGGTTGGACATCGCCTGTCTGAAGAGTATTTCTTCATTGAGCGATGGCCAGCAACGTCGCTACTTTCACCGTGCGCTGGGCCTCGCCACGCTGATGAACGTTCCGGTCTTCCTGATCGGCCTGGCGGTGGTGTATTTCTCCGAAACCACCCAGGCGCATTTCGCTCACGCCACCGTACTGTTCGCAGTCACCGCGCTCGGCCTGTCGTTGCTCAGCATCTCCAGCGAGACGCTGAAAGCCAAACATAGAACCAGCGAGGGACTGTTCTGGCAGACCGCGTTTCAACCAACGCTGACGTTGCTGCTGGTCGCGATCTCCGGTAATGACCTGACCACTGTAGCCAGCTGCTTTGCGATCAGCTATGGCCTGGCCATTCTTGGCTCGATATGGCGCGCCCATTCCAGCTTACCGGCGTCCGATTCCGAACACGCGCTCAGCTGGCAGGAAATGCTCACCTTGTGCGTACCGCTGATGCTCATCGCCGTGATGAACAGCATCATCGAGCTGTCCGACACCTTGATGCTCGGCGTACTGCGCTCGGCCAGCGAGGTCAGCATCTATTACATAGCTGCCAAGATCGCCGCGCTCTCGACGACCTTGCTGTTCATCATCAACGGCACCATCGCCCCCGACATCTCGAAACGCTGGGCCCGGAACGACCGTGCGGGGGCATTCGCCATCGTGCGTAAGTATTCGCGCTTCATGCTTGCGCTGGCCCTGGTGATCCTGCTCGCCATCGGCCTGCTGCGCGAATACATCCTGGCCGTGTTCGGCGCCGAGTATCGGGAACAGGGCGTCTACCCGTTGCTGGTGCTGGCTGCTGGTTATTTCTTCGTGCTGGCTGCAGGACCGCTTGGCATCTTCATGACCATGACAGGCAACCATCGCCGCTACCTGCACAACAACATCGCCGCCTGTGTGATCAACGTGGCGCTCAACCTGATTCTGATTCCGCGCTACGGCGTCAATGGCGCCTGTTTCGCCACCGCCGTGGCGCTGACACTGAAGAACGCCCTGCTCTACGTCCAGTTCAAACAAATCGAAAGGAGTCCGACGCCATGA
- a CDS encoding polysaccharide pyruvyl transferase family protein: MTDRVNVIAYGAYDRHNYGDLLFAIVLKRYLEADGRFSVLVAATKKSDLSSYGALPTIPLKKALEITRDQPKTMLIVAGGECLTAQWESIIGYLAPQAIYYPIKASPYLIGHKAFIRLSRLFTSIPSDIPLVLGERDLPGYKVMYNSVGGNEISRKKPVIHQAIRRNLKDCTYVSVRDRETSAELDKLGVEHNLVPDSAILISDIFPQQVDSTEPGHIVFHISDHHAKRRIEAIAQQLTELNVSTGLKIALLTIGKAPGHSDDGPLDKLHSLLGDERAYRVDSGNIEDIIRCIATSKLYCGTSLHGAITALAYAVPQIALLPQRVVKLSSFLETWVPKQSCGFAEVPQISQIGSNLINAFGDTQRAELRAVVEAMKSRVRANLDHMVKLYEQAPARGETATNGQPDSEALAAN; this comes from the coding sequence ATGACTGACCGGGTAAACGTAATTGCTTATGGAGCCTATGACCGGCACAACTATGGCGACCTGCTCTTTGCAATCGTCCTCAAACGTTACCTGGAAGCGGACGGCCGCTTTTCCGTACTGGTCGCGGCGACCAAGAAATCCGATCTTTCGAGCTATGGCGCGCTACCTACCATTCCGCTGAAGAAAGCACTGGAAATAACCCGTGACCAGCCTAAAACCATGCTCATCGTCGCCGGCGGCGAATGCCTGACCGCGCAATGGGAAAGCATCATCGGCTACCTCGCGCCGCAGGCGATCTACTACCCGATCAAGGCCAGCCCCTACCTCATCGGCCACAAGGCATTCATTCGCCTGAGCCGACTGTTCACCTCGATTCCGTCGGATATCCCGCTGGTATTGGGCGAGCGCGACCTGCCCGGTTACAAGGTGATGTACAACAGCGTGGGCGGTAACGAGATCAGCCGGAAGAAACCCGTGATCCACCAAGCCATTCGCCGAAATCTCAAGGATTGCACCTATGTTTCGGTGCGTGACCGCGAAACCTCGGCCGAACTGGACAAGCTTGGTGTCGAGCACAACTTGGTGCCCGACAGCGCCATACTCATATCCGATATTTTCCCGCAGCAGGTCGACTCGACCGAGCCCGGCCATATCGTCTTCCATATATCCGATCACCACGCCAAGCGGCGCATCGAGGCGATCGCCCAGCAACTGACCGAACTCAACGTCAGCACCGGGCTGAAGATCGCCCTGCTCACCATCGGTAAAGCCCCTGGGCATTCCGACGACGGCCCGCTCGACAAGCTGCACAGCCTGCTGGGCGACGAGCGCGCTTACCGTGTCGACAGCGGCAACATCGAAGACATCATCCGCTGCATCGCCACCAGCAAGCTCTACTGCGGCACCAGCCTGCATGGCGCCATCACCGCCCTGGCATATGCCGTTCCGCAGATCGCGCTGCTTCCGCAGCGCGTCGTCAAGCTGTCGAGTTTTCTCGAAACCTGGGTGCCGAAGCAGTCCTGCGGATTTGCGGAGGTCCCGCAGATCAGCCAGATCGGTTCAAACCTGATCAACGCCTTCGGCGACACCCAGCGAGCCGAGCTGCGGGCCGTGGTCGAGGCCATGAAAAGTCGCGTGCGCGCCAACCTCGACCATATGGTCAAGCTTTACGAGCAGGCGCCGGCTCGAGGCGAGACGGCGACAAATGGACAACCCGACTCAGAAGCTCTCGCCGCGAACTGA
- a CDS encoding CsbD family protein, translating to MSSSEDKMKGNLNEAAGKVKQGLGEATDNQRMKNEGQRQEVKGEAQQVKGEAKDTLKKGIDRA from the coding sequence ATGAGCAGCTCTGAAGACAAAATGAAAGGCAACCTCAATGAAGCGGCCGGAAAAGTAAAACAAGGGCTCGGTGAGGCTACCGACAACCAGCGCATGAAGAACGAAGGGCAACGTCAGGAAGTCAAGGGTGAGGCGCAGCAGGTGAAGGGAGAAGCCAAGGACACCCTGAAAAAAGGCATCGATCGCGCCTGA
- a CDS encoding lysylphosphatidylglycerol synthase transmembrane domain-containing protein, protein MNRRWWLLFGALLIAALVPFLLGGSGLFERLLRFPPGLLLAMLGMIVLGWYLNAFRLRLLIGRRRLRQPRALGIVIATEFAICATPGGAGGPLTMMALLLRQGVTPAKGTATFAVEQLADLLFFSCALVGVLIYAVTHSINTYIASLLGFSAALLLGLMVLLALLGRFHRQVFLINGWLAGRLGMKAPRKRFWARKVLSFRNALLDCFRLPRAILLGVFVLTTLHWLLRYSVLYLTLQGLGSQLAWAWTFIIQLLALTAGQLSLLPGGAGSAELASAALLAPLVGKSTAAAAILVWRFVTYYFYLIVGAPLFFHLAGRPLFNRLMKKARSG, encoded by the coding sequence ATGAACCGCCGCTGGTGGCTATTGTTCGGCGCCTTGCTGATCGCGGCACTGGTTCCGTTTCTGTTGGGCGGCAGCGGACTGTTCGAGCGGTTGCTGCGCTTCCCGCCGGGGCTGTTGTTGGCGATGCTTGGCATGATCGTGCTCGGCTGGTATCTCAATGCGTTTCGGTTGCGACTGCTGATCGGGCGCCGTCGCCTGCGGCAGCCTCGCGCGCTGGGCATCGTCATCGCCACCGAGTTTGCAATCTGCGCCACGCCGGGCGGGGCCGGCGGGCCGCTGACGATGATGGCATTGTTGCTTCGCCAGGGCGTGACGCCTGCCAAGGGCACCGCAACCTTTGCCGTCGAACAATTGGCCGATCTACTGTTCTTCAGCTGCGCGCTGGTGGGTGTGTTGATTTACGCGGTAACTCACTCGATCAACACCTATATCGCCAGCCTGCTGGGTTTCAGCGCTGCGTTGCTGCTCGGCCTGATGGTGCTGCTGGCGTTGCTTGGGCGTTTCCATCGGCAGGTATTTTTGATCAACGGTTGGCTGGCCGGTCGTCTGGGCATGAAGGCCCCACGAAAGCGCTTCTGGGCGCGCAAGGTGTTGAGCTTCCGCAATGCTCTGTTGGATTGTTTCCGGCTGCCGCGGGCGATCCTGCTTGGCGTGTTCGTACTGACGACACTGCACTGGCTGCTGCGTTACAGCGTGCTTTACCTCACCCTGCAGGGGTTGGGTAGCCAACTCGCCTGGGCGTGGACCTTCATCATCCAGCTACTGGCCCTTACTGCCGGGCAGTTGAGCTTGTTGCCGGGTGGTGCAGGCAGTGCCGAGTTGGCATCGGCTGCCTTGCTCGCGCCTTTGGTAGGCAAATCAACCGCTGCGGCCGCCATCCTTGTCTGGCGCTTCGTTACCTATTACTTCTATCTGATCGTTGGCGCGCCGCTATTTTTTCACCTGGCCGGACGACCGCTGTTCAACCGGCTGATGAAAAAAGCACGTAGCGGTTGA
- a CDS encoding glycosyltransferase family 1 protein produces MHIADMTMFYAPASGGVRTYLEAKHRRLQLYSGVRHSILVPGDSHSHNGGIYQIPAPALPFGKGYRFPVRRAPWRNQLRILRPDVIEVGDPYMTAWAALDAGRRLDVPVIGFYHSDLPLLVSNRIGGWLGTNMNGYVSRLYSGFDRVLAPSRIMAEKLQDLGVGDVYVQPLGVDLETFRPDRRDPELRRKLGLPDEARLMIFAGRGSREKNIDVLLDTARSLGKPYHLLLVGSRMPHRVPENVTVIDRFCPAADVARYMASCDVLLHAGNQETFGLVALEAMACGIPVVAARAGALPELVPFHTGRLCRPLDALAMAQTVREIFEDDPRLLGAQARQHVEAHHAWDAVVAGLLAHYHAVMGTVDLPVAVHG; encoded by the coding sequence TTGCATATCGCCGACATGACAATGTTCTACGCCCCCGCCAGTGGTGGGGTGCGTACCTATCTCGAGGCCAAACACCGCCGGCTGCAACTGTATTCGGGGGTGCGCCACAGCATCTTGGTGCCGGGCGACAGTCATAGCCATAACGGCGGTATTTATCAGATACCCGCACCGGCGCTGCCTTTCGGCAAGGGCTACCGTTTCCCGGTACGGCGCGCTCCGTGGCGCAATCAGTTGCGCATCTTGCGCCCCGATGTGATCGAAGTCGGTGATCCGTACATGACCGCCTGGGCGGCGCTGGACGCGGGACGACGTCTCGACGTTCCGGTCATCGGGTTCTATCACTCCGACCTGCCGCTGCTGGTAAGCAACCGCATCGGCGGGTGGCTGGGCACGAACATGAACGGCTACGTCTCGCGGCTGTACAGCGGCTTCGACCGTGTGCTTGCGCCGAGTCGGATAATGGCCGAAAAGCTGCAGGACCTTGGCGTCGGCGATGTCTATGTGCAGCCCTTGGGCGTGGATCTGGAAACCTTCCGCCCGGACCGACGCGATCCTGAACTGCGCCGGAAGCTGGGGTTGCCAGACGAGGCGCGGCTGATGATCTTTGCCGGACGCGGTTCCAGAGAGAAGAACATCGATGTCCTGCTGGACACCGCTCGGTCACTTGGCAAGCCCTACCATCTGTTGTTGGTTGGGTCGCGCATGCCTCACCGGGTGCCGGAGAACGTTACGGTGATCGACCGTTTCTGTCCGGCAGCCGACGTGGCGCGTTATATGGCCAGCTGCGATGTGTTGCTGCATGCCGGTAACCAGGAAACGTTCGGGCTGGTAGCACTGGAAGCCATGGCCTGTGGCATTCCGGTGGTTGCTGCGCGAGCCGGTGCATTGCCTGAGCTGGTGCCGTTTCATACCGGCCGCCTGTGCCGCCCGCTGGATGCACTGGCGATGGCGCAGACGGTGCGCGAGATCTTCGAGGACGACCCACGCTTACTGGGTGCCCAAGCCCGCCAGCACGTCGAAGCTCATCATGCCTGGGACGCCGTAGTGGCTGGTCTGCTGGCGCACTATCACGCGGTAATGGGGACTGTCGATCTGCCGGTCGCCGTGCATGGCTGA
- a CDS encoding amidohydrolase, with product MTFLPKPFYPALLAGLLLSLGVNANTQLEQQVRKDAAAIEPQLIEWRRDIHQHPELGEQETRTAKLVADHLKSLGLEVTTDIARTGVIGILKGAKAGRTVALRADMDALPIKEPAGLPFASQARGDYHGTEVDVMHACGHDAHTAMLMATASVLAGMKDQLEGTVMFIFQPAEEGSSLVQPGPDASWGAKKMLEEGLFESLKPDAIFALHVMPGPSGQISWRTGATTAASDMLNIRVTGSQGHGGMPWNTVDPIVTSAQVINGIQTVVSRKANLTLSPTVITIGTINGGSGPNIVPETVEMSGTIRTYDEGVRAQVGDDLKLSAQKIAESAGATAQVSVEPMYSTTINDAELAERMAPAIERAADGKVGTAELPGAAEDFSFFAQQVPGLYMFLGITPEGQDPANSAPNHNPEFFVDESALVVGTRAMSTMVVDFLSGGN from the coding sequence ATGACCTTTCTACCCAAGCCCTTTTATCCAGCCCTGTTGGCAGGCCTGCTGCTCAGCCTGGGCGTCAACGCCAATACCCAGCTGGAGCAGCAAGTGCGCAAGGATGCCGCCGCGATAGAGCCCCAGCTGATCGAGTGGCGGCGGGATATCCATCAGCACCCTGAATTGGGCGAGCAGGAAACCCGCACCGCCAAGCTGGTCGCCGATCATCTCAAGTCGCTGGGCCTGGAAGTCACGACCGACATCGCCCGTACCGGCGTCATCGGTATCCTCAAGGGCGCCAAAGCCGGGCGCACGGTAGCGTTACGCGCCGATATGGATGCGCTGCCCATCAAAGAGCCGGCGGGCTTGCCCTTCGCCTCCCAAGCGCGGGGCGACTACCACGGCACTGAGGTGGATGTGATGCATGCCTGTGGCCACGATGCGCACACGGCCATGCTGATGGCCACTGCCAGTGTGCTGGCCGGGATGAAGGACCAGCTTGAAGGCACGGTCATGTTTATCTTCCAGCCCGCCGAGGAAGGTTCCAGCCTGGTCCAGCCAGGACCAGACGCCAGCTGGGGCGCAAAGAAAATGCTGGAGGAAGGGCTATTCGAATCGTTGAAGCCGGACGCCATCTTCGCCCTGCACGTTATGCCGGGCCCATCAGGGCAGATTAGCTGGCGCACCGGTGCCACCACCGCCGCCAGCGACATGCTCAATATCCGCGTCACCGGCAGCCAAGGCCACGGCGGCATGCCCTGGAATACCGTTGACCCCATCGTCACGTCGGCTCAAGTGATCAACGGCATCCAGACCGTAGTCAGCCGCAAAGCCAACCTCACGCTCTCGCCGACGGTCATCACTATCGGCACCATCAACGGCGGTAGCGGGCCGAATATCGTCCCGGAAACCGTAGAGATGTCCGGTACCATCCGCACCTACGACGAGGGTGTCCGCGCGCAGGTCGGTGATGACCTGAAGCTCAGCGCGCAGAAGATTGCCGAAAGCGCTGGAGCAACGGCGCAGGTATCGGTCGAGCCCATGTACAGCACTACTATCAACGACGCCGAACTGGCCGAGCGCATGGCCCCTGCCATCGAACGGGCTGCCGATGGCAAGGTGGGCACTGCCGAACTGCCAGGCGCGGCTGAAGACTTTTCCTTCTTTGCCCAGCAGGTGCCTGGTCTCTATATGTTTCTCGGTATCACTCCGGAGGGCCAGGATCCGGCTAACTCCGCACCCAATCACAATCCTGAGTTCTTCGTAGATGAGAGCGCGCTGGTGGTGGGAACGCGAGCGATGTCTACGATGGTGGTGGACTTTCTGTCAGGCGGGAACTGA
- a CDS encoding DUF3618 domain-containing protein, giving the protein MSTRNQIDAEAQKDPAELEREIDQQRAEIGNIVHALESKLSPGELIDTALGYVKGGGGEFFSNLSNTVKANPVPTVLTSIGLLWMMAGQNRQPHSNVTTTSYGASTGPSMGEKLSAKAAGVKQQGASIKDKASQMSHNMSESLGNARTRASDSGRHASERLRGGADRARGGFNHLLQEQPLALGAIGIALGALLAASVPPTRREDEMLGEASDRMTDKLRHKAEEGYQKISAKGEEVAAQVKQQSAEHSEAPRSNSSSASTTGSTSAGL; this is encoded by the coding sequence ATGAGCACACGTAATCAGATAGATGCCGAAGCACAGAAGGATCCCGCCGAGCTGGAGCGGGAAATTGATCAGCAGCGAGCCGAGATAGGCAATATCGTTCACGCGCTGGAGAGCAAGTTGTCTCCGGGCGAGCTCATCGACACCGCACTGGGGTACGTGAAAGGTGGTGGCGGAGAGTTCTTTTCCAACCTGAGCAATACAGTCAAGGCCAACCCTGTGCCGACGGTACTGACATCGATAGGGTTGCTTTGGATGATGGCGGGGCAGAATCGTCAGCCGCATTCGAATGTCACCACTACCAGCTATGGCGCCTCAACCGGACCCTCGATGGGTGAGAAACTTTCGGCCAAGGCCGCTGGGGTCAAGCAACAAGGCGCTAGCATCAAGGACAAGGCCAGTCAGATGAGCCACAACATGTCCGAGTCGCTCGGCAATGCCCGTACACGGGCCAGCGACTCTGGGCGCCATGCCTCCGAAAGGCTGCGCGGTGGCGCTGACCGGGCGCGTGGTGGCTTCAATCACCTGCTCCAGGAGCAACCCTTGGCACTTGGTGCCATCGGTATCGCGTTGGGTGCGTTGCTGGCTGCTTCGGTGCCGCCGACGCGGCGTGAGGACGAGATGCTGGGTGAGGCCAGTGACCGCATGACCGACAAGCTTCGCCACAAGGCTGAGGAGGGATATCAGAAGATATCCGCCAAAGGCGAAGAGGTCGCGGCTCAGGTCAAGCAGCAAAGCGCCGAACACAGCGAAGCTCCTCGATCGAACTCGAGTTCGGCCAGCACAACCGGCTCGACCTCGGCTGGCTTGTGA